From one Marmota flaviventris isolate mMarFla1 chromosome 1, mMarFla1.hap1, whole genome shotgun sequence genomic stretch:
- the LOC114099202 gene encoding olfactory receptor-like protein OLF3, whose protein sequence is MGQSINNQTWVTEFILLGLSSDWGTQVFLFVLILAMYLVTTVGNSLIILLIRLDSRLQTPMYFFLSVLSLVDLCYGNSVAPQMLAHLLSAHKCIPFHSCVLQLYTSLALGGSEFFLLGAMAYDRYVAVCHPLHYTVIVHGGLCLGLVACCLVAGFSNSLMETIITFRLPLCHNVINHFACETLAVLRLACVDISFNQVMVALSGFLVIMLPCSLVLFSYAPIVAAILHIRSTQGRRKAFGTCASHLTVVCMCFGATVFTYLGPRSASSVEKEKMVALFYAVVAPMLNPLIYSLRNKEVMAALWKLLDKFR, encoded by the coding sequence ATGGGCCAGAGCATCAACAACCAGACATGGGTCACTGAGTTCATCTTGCTGGGGCTGTCCAGTGATTGGGGCACCCAAGTTTTCCTCTTTGTACTGATCTTGGCCATGTACTTGGTGACCACCGTGGGGAATTCCCTCATTATTCTTCTGATCAGACTGGATAGCAGGCTTCAGactcccatgtacttcttcctcagtgTTCTGTCCCTGGTGGACCTTTGTTATGGAAATAGTGTTGCCCCTCAAATGCTGGCCCACTTGCTCTCAGCCCACAAGTGCATCCCGTTCCACAGCTGTGTGCTCCAGCTCTACACCTCCCTGGCATTGGGTGGTTCTGAGTTCTTCCTGCTGGgagccatggcctatgaccgctacgtGGCTGTGTGCCACCCCCTGCACTACACAGTCATCGTGCATGGAGGACTCTGCCTGGGGCTGGTGGCCTGCTGCCTGGTGGCTGGTTTCTCAAATTCACTAATGGAAACCATCATCACCTTCCGACTGCCATTGTGTCACAATGTTATTAACCACTTTGCCTGTGAGACCCTGGCGGTGCTTCGGCTGGCCTGTGTGGACATCTCCTTCAACCAGGTCATGGTGGCCCTTTCAGGATTCCTGGTGATCATGCTTCCCTGTTCCTTGGTTCTCTTCTCCTACGCTCCTATAGTGGCTGCCATTCTGCACATTCGTTCTACCCAGGGACGTCGCAAAGCTTTTGGGACGTGTGCCTCCCACCTCACTGTGGTTTGCATGTGCTTTGGGGCCACCGTCTTCACCTACCTGGGCCCGCGCTCTGCCTCCTCGGTGGAGAAGGAGAAGATGGTCGCTCTGTTCTATGCCGTGGTGGCACCCATGTTGAACCCCTTGATCTACAGCTTGAGGAATAAGGAAGTTATGGCTGCGCTCTGGAAACTTCTAGACAAATTCAGATAA